A stretch of Pseudomonas sp. 7SR1 DNA encodes these proteins:
- a CDS encoding transketolase family protein, whose amino-acid sequence MSAPVKPASWQYRQLNAINPGLDYLSEGLLDLVADGHSIAVGTADLQYSNGLNRFADKHPELFIQFGIAEQNMVSAAAGIATTGTTPYVATFASFLALLCCEQIRMDVAYSALPVRLIGHHTGISLGFYGTSHHATEDIAIMRSIADLTVVAPADGPQLAAAIRASIHHPQPIYFRIGRGQEPNVYPQNVTFEFGKAIVHRVGADVTLIATGSMLHPTLEAANALADSGLAVGVIDMHTLKPIDREAILKAAAATNLLITVEEHNVLGGLGGAVAEVLADEGIGVRLVRHGIHDEYSLIAPPTHLYRHYRLDAAGIEAVTRQALARFSGKEQRHVG is encoded by the coding sequence ATGAGTGCGCCAGTCAAGCCGGCCAGCTGGCAGTATCGCCAGCTGAACGCGATCAATCCCGGGCTCGACTATCTCTCGGAAGGCCTCCTGGACCTGGTTGCCGACGGCCACTCGATTGCCGTCGGGACGGCCGACCTGCAGTACTCCAACGGCCTCAACCGTTTCGCCGACAAGCACCCGGAGCTGTTCATCCAGTTCGGTATCGCCGAGCAGAACATGGTGAGTGCCGCCGCGGGCATCGCCACCACCGGGACCACACCTTACGTCGCCACGTTCGCTTCGTTCCTGGCGTTGCTGTGCTGCGAGCAGATCCGCATGGACGTGGCGTACTCGGCGCTGCCGGTCCGGCTGATCGGTCATCACACCGGCATCAGCCTGGGGTTCTACGGCACTTCCCACCATGCCACCGAGGACATCGCGATCATGCGCAGCATCGCCGACCTCACGGTGGTCGCCCCGGCGGACGGCCCACAGCTGGCGGCTGCCATCCGCGCATCGATTCATCATCCGCAGCCGATCTATTTCCGCATCGGGCGTGGCCAGGAGCCCAACGTCTATCCGCAAAACGTCACTTTCGAGTTCGGCAAGGCCATCGTCCATCGCGTCGGTGCCGACGTGACCCTGATCGCCACCGGCAGCATGCTGCACCCGACCCTGGAGGCGGCCAACGCCCTTGCCGATAGCGGCCTGGCGGTGGGGGTCATCGACATGCACACCCTCAAGCCCATCGACCGCGAAGCCATCCTGAAGGCTGCCGCCGCAACGAACCTGCTCATCACCGTGGAGGAGCACAACGTACTCGGCGGCCTGGGAGGCGCTGTGGCCGAAGTGCTGGCGGATGAGGGCATCGGCGTGCGCCTGGTCCGTCATGGTATCCATGACGAGTACAGCCTGATCGCACCGCCCACCCACCTGTACCGTCACTATCGGCTGGACGCGGCGGGTATCGAAGCCGTCACCCGCCAGGCGCTGGCCCGGTTCTCCGGCAAGGAGCAGCGTCATGTCGGCTAA
- a CDS encoding transketolase: MPAANPAVRDPVMPLTPEQVARLKERALFVRLETVRLISIAKVGHYTSVFSCAEIFSALYYDAMRLKRGEPKWPQRDRFLMGKGHAAVGLYPLLADWDFFDKAWLDDYTRLGSPLGDHPDMRKVPGIDFSSGSIGHALSGGLGMALGARLRGQAFDVYVLLGDGEMQEGQVWEAALAAAHHKTGNLIAIVDRNGYQLDGKVDDVVGIEPLADKWRAFGWDVREVDGHDVAALATLFRELKAQPARERPVCVIALTAKGKGVGYMETEPGWHLGWLAPEDEALAIEEIKVNGGVQ, translated from the coding sequence ATGCCCGCTGCAAACCCTGCGGTTCGTGACCCCGTAATGCCGTTGACGCCCGAGCAGGTCGCACGTTTGAAAGAACGCGCGCTGTTCGTGCGTCTCGAAACGGTGCGACTGATTTCCATCGCCAAGGTCGGCCACTACACCTCGGTGTTTTCCTGCGCCGAAATATTTTCGGCGCTGTATTACGACGCCATGCGCCTCAAGCGCGGCGAACCGAAGTGGCCGCAGCGCGACCGCTTCCTGATGGGCAAGGGGCACGCCGCTGTCGGGCTATACCCGTTGCTCGCCGACTGGGACTTCTTCGACAAGGCCTGGCTCGATGATTACACCCGACTGGGCAGCCCCTTGGGCGATCACCCGGATATGCGCAAGGTGCCGGGCATCGATTTCAGCTCGGGGTCCATCGGTCATGCCTTGTCGGGCGGTTTGGGCATGGCCCTGGGTGCGCGCCTGCGGGGGCAGGCATTCGATGTCTACGTATTGCTGGGTGACGGAGAGATGCAGGAGGGGCAGGTCTGGGAAGCCGCGCTGGCGGCGGCGCACCACAAGACCGGCAACCTCATTGCCATCGTCGATCGCAACGGCTACCAGCTCGACGGCAAGGTCGACGATGTGGTGGGTATCGAGCCCCTGGCCGATAAATGGCGTGCCTTTGGCTGGGATGTCAGGGAGGTGGACGGCCATGACGTGGCGGCGCTCGCGACGCTGTTTCGTGAGTTGAAAGCGCAGCCCGCGCGCGAGCGCCCGGTCTGCGTGATCGCACTGACGGCCAAGGGCAAGGGGGTGGGGTACATGGAGACCGAACCGGGATGGCACCTGGGCTGGCTCGCGCCAGAAGACGAAGCGCTGGCGATCGAAGAAATCAAGGTCAATGGAGGTGTTCAATGA
- a CDS encoding aminotransferase: MMQETPLPLTELARTDVRFHLHSQTNLRAHQQHGPLVIERGSGIHVTDEHGRDYIEGMSGLWCAGLGFSNARLVQAAQRQMSVLPYYHTFNHRVPSVVAQLAERIACLVPFDRPKVFFACSGSEANDSMIKLAWAYHRARGHGDKRRIIAHQKGFHGSTVMGASLSGLPNMHAAFGLPLQDSVLHVQCPHFYRYGAEGENEAQFTERLLRDLEQRIEAVGADSIAAFISEPVMGAGGVIVPPPGYFAGVQAILKKHDILFLADEIICGFGRTGQWFGHQTLGFAPDMMACAKSLSSGYQPISCVVVAGDIYTAIEEQSQQLGGFGHGFTYSGHPVAAAVALETLTIYEEMRLPQLTRELGSFLHQQLEPLLDHSLIGEIRGVGLVAGLELVADKRTRASFPVDRTIGVQVERACRANGLIVRNMGDSIALAPPFIITAEEIVELVARLKRALDTVALANGLSL, translated from the coding sequence ATGATGCAGGAAACGCCCCTTCCCTTAACCGAACTGGCCCGCACAGACGTGCGTTTTCATCTGCATTCGCAGACCAATCTGCGGGCGCATCAACAACATGGCCCGCTGGTCATCGAACGTGGATCGGGGATTCATGTGACGGATGAACATGGTCGCGACTACATCGAGGGGATGTCGGGCCTCTGGTGTGCGGGGCTTGGCTTTTCCAATGCGAGGCTGGTGCAGGCCGCACAGCGCCAGATGTCGGTCTTGCCCTACTACCACACCTTCAACCATCGTGTGCCGAGCGTGGTCGCGCAGTTGGCCGAACGCATTGCCTGCCTGGTGCCGTTCGATAGGCCAAAGGTGTTTTTCGCCTGTTCGGGCTCGGAAGCCAACGACTCGATGATCAAGCTCGCCTGGGCCTATCATCGTGCTCGTGGCCATGGCGACAAGCGCAGGATCATCGCCCACCAGAAAGGTTTCCATGGTTCGACGGTAATGGGCGCCAGCCTGTCGGGGCTGCCCAACATGCACGCGGCGTTCGGCCTGCCCCTGCAAGACAGCGTCCTGCATGTGCAATGTCCGCATTTCTATCGCTACGGTGCCGAAGGAGAAAATGAAGCGCAGTTCACCGAGCGCCTGCTACGGGACCTCGAGCAACGCATCGAGGCCGTGGGCGCGGACTCCATCGCTGCCTTCATCTCCGAACCGGTGATGGGAGCCGGTGGCGTGATCGTGCCGCCGCCAGGTTACTTCGCCGGTGTGCAGGCGATCCTGAAGAAGCACGACATCCTGTTCCTTGCCGACGAGATCATCTGCGGCTTCGGCCGCACCGGCCAATGGTTCGGCCATCAGACCCTGGGTTTTGCGCCTGACATGATGGCCTGTGCCAAGAGCTTGTCATCGGGTTATCAACCGATTTCCTGCGTGGTGGTCGCCGGAGATATCTACACGGCCATCGAAGAACAAAGCCAGCAACTGGGCGGCTTTGGCCACGGCTTTACTTATTCCGGGCACCCGGTGGCGGCCGCCGTTGCCCTTGAAACCCTGACCATCTACGAAGAAATGCGTTTGCCGCAACTCACGCGAGAACTGGGGAGCTTCCTGCACCAGCAACTCGAACCGCTGCTCGACCATTCGCTGATCGGGGAGATTCGGGGGGTGGGCCTGGTGGCCGGACTGGAACTGGTTGCGGACAAACGAACCCGCGCCTCCTTCCCCGTCGACCGCACCATCGGTGTTCAGGTCGAACGGGCCTGTCGGGCGAACGGCCTGATCGTGCGCAACATGGGGGACTCCATTGCCCTGGCCCCGCCTTTCATCATCACCGCCGAAGAGATCGTCGAGCTGGTAGCCCGCCTGAAGCGCGCGCTCGATACCGTCGCCTTGGCCAACGGGTTGTCACTGTGA
- a CDS encoding ABC transporter ATP-binding protein, with translation MNAKVSISQSTQPLIEFNGVQKSYDGKTLVIKDLNLGISRGEFLTLLGASGSGKTTTLMMLAGFETPTRGEIRMGGTPIQKKPAHQRGMGMVFQNYALFPHMSVEENLAYPLKMRGLKRADLQAKVKRAIDMVQLHGMQQRRITELSGGQQQRVALARAMVFEPEIILMDEPLGALDKNLREHMQYEIKQLHKSLGVTVVYVTHDQSEALTMSDRIAVFHQGDIAQIGSPAALYEHPENAYVANFIGENNVLVGTARRRDEQSCEVILENGLQLTGSAKALKNPRPERVELVIRPENIRLGPSETMPWQATVTDTVYLGDHLRVHLRLGNEQPLVVKVANNALFKQLRPGQVTGFDWSTDDAHLFELN, from the coding sequence ATGAACGCCAAGGTCTCTATCTCCCAAAGCACCCAGCCCCTGATCGAGTTCAATGGGGTCCAGAAAAGCTATGACGGCAAGACCCTGGTCATCAAGGATCTGAACCTGGGCATCAGTCGTGGCGAATTCCTGACCCTGTTGGGCGCCTCGGGCTCCGGCAAGACCACCACGCTGATGATGCTGGCCGGTTTCGAGACGCCAACCCGGGGCGAAATCCGCATGGGCGGCACGCCGATCCAGAAAAAGCCGGCGCATCAGCGTGGCATGGGCATGGTGTTCCAGAACTACGCCTTGTTTCCCCACATGAGCGTCGAGGAAAACCTCGCCTACCCGTTGAAGATGCGTGGCCTCAAGCGCGCCGATCTACAAGCCAAGGTCAAGCGCGCCATCGACATGGTGCAATTGCATGGCATGCAACAGCGGCGCATCACCGAGCTTTCCGGTGGGCAGCAGCAACGCGTGGCCCTTGCCAGGGCGATGGTCTTCGAGCCCGAGATCATTCTGATGGACGAGCCTCTGGGAGCCCTGGACAAGAATCTTCGCGAACACATGCAGTACGAGATCAAGCAACTGCACAAGTCCCTCGGCGTCACCGTGGTCTACGTGACTCACGACCAGAGCGAAGCCCTGACGATGTCGGACCGGATCGCGGTCTTCCACCAGGGCGATATCGCCCAGATCGGCTCGCCGGCGGCGCTGTACGAACATCCGGAAAACGCCTACGTCGCCAACTTCATTGGCGAGAACAACGTGCTGGTCGGTACCGCCCGACGGCGCGACGAACAGAGTTGCGAAGTGATCCTGGAAAACGGCCTGCAGCTCACCGGGTCCGCCAAGGCGCTGAAAAACCCTCGACCGGAGCGGGTGGAACTGGTCATCCGCCCGGAGAACATTCGCCTGGGCCCTAGCGAGACCATGCCCTGGCAGGCCACGGTGACCGACACCGTCTACCTCGGCGACCACTTGCGGGTGCACCTGCGCCTGGGCAACGAACAACCCCTGGTGGTGAAAGTGGCCAATAACGCGCTCTTCAAGCAACTGCGGCCCGGTCAGGTGACCGGCTTCGACTGGAGTACCGACGACGCCCATCTATTCGAACTGAACTGA
- a CDS encoding ABC transporter substrate-binding protein: MSSILRRTALTTICAVTLFSSQALLARDLTVVGFGGATQEAFDKAYFKPYAAQSGKPVVQDTYDGGIAKQKAMVQAGNPTWDVVQMDENEMALACEQGLLEPLDRSRLSSAADIAPDKFAPCGVGAIVWSEVMTYDHRKFPSEGPQTWADFWNVKKWPGKRGLRKQARMTLEIALMADGVKPADVYTVLATKAGQDRAFAKLDEIKPHIQWWETGAQPLEWLSSGSIAVTAAYNGRIAIANQQGAHFPLIWNQQLYSMDYWTIIKGTPNLKESYALLDYMLSPKAQGAFVQAIPYGIVNGKAQAALDKQTLNNLPTAPANLENALLLDTPFWVNYEEDLMARFTNWAAK, translated from the coding sequence ATGTCCTCGATATTGCGCCGCACCGCACTGACTACCATCTGCGCCGTCACCTTGTTCTCCAGCCAGGCGCTCCTGGCGAGGGACCTCACCGTCGTCGGTTTCGGTGGCGCCACCCAGGAAGCCTTCGACAAGGCTTACTTCAAGCCATACGCCGCGCAAAGCGGCAAGCCAGTCGTGCAGGACACCTACGACGGCGGCATCGCCAAGCAAAAGGCCATGGTCCAGGCCGGCAACCCGACCTGGGACGTGGTCCAGATGGATGAGAACGAGATGGCGCTGGCCTGCGAGCAAGGCCTGCTGGAGCCCCTCGACCGCAGCAGGTTGAGCAGTGCCGCGGACATCGCCCCCGACAAGTTCGCGCCTTGCGGCGTAGGCGCCATTGTCTGGTCGGAAGTCATGACCTACGACCACAGGAAATTCCCCAGCGAGGGTCCGCAGACCTGGGCCGACTTCTGGAACGTCAAGAAATGGCCTGGCAAGCGTGGCCTGCGCAAGCAGGCTCGCATGACCCTGGAAATCGCCCTCATGGCCGATGGTGTAAAGCCTGCCGATGTCTACACGGTGCTGGCGACCAAGGCCGGACAGGACCGAGCCTTCGCCAAGCTCGATGAAATCAAGCCGCATATCCAATGGTGGGAAACCGGCGCCCAGCCCCTGGAATGGTTGTCTTCGGGCAGCATCGCCGTCACGGCGGCCTACAACGGACGCATCGCCATCGCCAACCAGCAGGGCGCGCATTTTCCGCTGATCTGGAACCAGCAGCTCTACAGCATGGATTACTGGACCATCATCAAAGGCACGCCGAACCTCAAGGAAAGCTATGCCCTGCTCGACTACATGCTCAGCCCGAAAGCCCAGGGTGCCTTCGTCCAGGCCATCCCTTACGGCATCGTCAACGGCAAGGCCCAGGCGGCACTGGACAAGCAAACCCTGAACAACCTGCCCACCGCGCCGGCGAACCTGGAAAACGCCTTGCTGCTCGATACACCGTTCTGGGTCAACTACGAGGAAGACCTCATGGCTCGCTTCACCAACTGGGCGGCGAAGTAG
- a CDS encoding ABC transporter permease: MLLLPLLAYTAVFFVLPIGMMLYRAVSNPELVQAFPRTVQALEQEIRRDASSLPGDAVFEAIEQDFIHAENMGVMGEAARRMNYENSGYRFLITATARRYQWPANQQPVNGETPRARLVAIDPRWATPELWNAFERASPAYTSYYLLSALDLERTADGIQRVPAEKRVYLDLTFKTLKIAFVVSVLCLLLGFPFAVLLVKASRPFQMLLILAVMLPFWTSLLARTTAWIVVLQEKGIVNTLLLKLGLIDHPLPMIFDALGVYIVMVHILLPFTVLPLCSVMKGIEAHYMRASGSLGAHPVRGFLHVYLPMTLTGIGSGTLLTFIVAAGYYVTPTLVGSAREQMLGYFIAFYTNTTVNWGMASALGLVLILCVMAIYLVAARLVGIRQIAGLK, translated from the coding sequence TTGCTGCTTTTGCCGCTGCTGGCCTACACCGCCGTATTCTTCGTTCTGCCCATCGGCATGATGCTCTATCGTGCCGTCAGCAATCCGGAGCTGGTACAGGCATTCCCCCGCACCGTCCAGGCATTGGAACAGGAAATACGCCGTGACGCCTCGAGCCTGCCTGGCGACGCGGTGTTCGAAGCGATCGAGCAGGACTTCATCCACGCCGAGAACATGGGCGTCATGGGTGAAGCCGCGCGGCGCATGAACTATGAAAACAGCGGCTACCGTTTCCTCATCACGGCCACTGCCCGCCGCTACCAGTGGCCAGCCAACCAGCAACCCGTCAACGGTGAGACACCCCGGGCGCGCCTGGTGGCCATTGATCCGCGCTGGGCAACCCCCGAGCTTTGGAATGCGTTCGAGCGTGCATCACCGGCGTATACATCCTATTACCTGCTCAGCGCCCTAGACCTGGAGCGTACGGCTGACGGCATCCAGCGCGTGCCCGCGGAGAAACGGGTCTACCTGGACCTCACTTTCAAGACCCTGAAGATCGCCTTCGTTGTCTCGGTGCTGTGCCTGCTGCTGGGCTTTCCCTTCGCCGTCCTGCTGGTCAAGGCGTCGCGGCCGTTCCAGATGCTGCTGATCCTGGCGGTGATGCTGCCCTTCTGGACCTCATTGCTGGCCCGCACCACGGCCTGGATCGTGGTGCTTCAAGAGAAGGGCATCGTCAATACCCTGCTGCTCAAGCTCGGCCTGATCGACCATCCGTTGCCCATGATCTTCGATGCCCTGGGGGTCTACATCGTCATGGTGCACATCCTGCTGCCGTTCACCGTCCTGCCGTTGTGCAGCGTGATGAAAGGCATCGAGGCCCATTACATGCGCGCCTCGGGGTCCCTCGGCGCGCACCCGGTTCGCGGTTTCCTGCACGTCTACTTGCCCATGACCCTGACCGGCATCGGTTCCGGCACGCTGCTGACGTTCATTGTCGCGGCAGGCTACTACGTCACCCCAACCCTGGTGGGCAGCGCACGAGAGCAGATGCTTGGCTACTTCATCGCGTTCTACACCAACACCACGGTGAACTGGGGCATGGCTTCGGCACTGGGCCTGGTGCTGATCCTCTGTGTCATGGCGATCTACCTGGTCGCTGCCCGACTGGTGGGCATCCGCCAGATCGCCGGACTCAAGTAA
- a CDS encoding ABC transporter permease: MNHFTLCFISRNLLRLFGLLMIVFMIAPLLAVVPISFSSGTFLSYPLPGLSLRWYEKVFSAGPWLQSLRNSLLVGCASTALATLLGTLAALAFARRNLPGATHVLALLISPMIIPPVISGLGMYFLFGQLGLTGTLTGMILAHTVLATPFVLINVAASLQGLDMSLLRAAAMAGASPVRAFIDVALPIIAPGVISGALFAFMTSFDEIVVVLFIGGPGQRTLPRQMFDGIRDTIDPSIVAMSSFLLVVGLLGLLATTWLSLRSNRSLNQPAA; encoded by the coding sequence ATGAATCATTTCACCCTGTGTTTCATCAGCCGCAACCTTTTGCGCCTGTTCGGGCTCCTCATGATCGTCTTCATGATCGCGCCCTTGCTGGCGGTGGTGCCCATTTCCTTCAGCAGCGGCACCTTCCTGTCCTATCCGCTGCCGGGATTGTCATTGCGCTGGTACGAGAAAGTGTTCAGCGCCGGCCCCTGGCTGCAGTCGCTGCGCAACAGCCTGCTGGTGGGCTGCGCCTCGACGGCGCTGGCGACATTGCTGGGCACCCTGGCGGCCCTGGCCTTCGCCCGACGCAACCTGCCCGGCGCCACCCATGTGTTGGCCTTGCTGATTTCGCCCATGATCATTCCACCGGTGATTTCGGGGCTGGGCATGTATTTTCTGTTCGGCCAACTGGGGCTCACAGGCACCCTGACCGGAATGATCCTGGCTCATACCGTGCTGGCGACCCCCTTCGTCCTCATCAACGTTGCCGCCAGCCTGCAAGGCCTGGACATGAGCCTGCTGAGGGCCGCGGCAATGGCCGGGGCCTCACCGGTACGGGCGTTCATCGATGTCGCCTTGCCCATCATCGCGCCTGGGGTGATATCGGGGGCGCTGTTTGCCTTCATGACGTCGTTCGACGAGATTGTCGTCGTACTGTTCATCGGCGGCCCCGGCCAGCGCACGCTGCCGCGGCAGATGTTCGACGGTATTCGTGACACCATCGATCCGTCGATTGTCGCCATGTCATCGTTCCTGCTGGTGGTGGGCCTGTTGGGCCTGCTGGCCACGACCTGGCTTTCCCTGCGTTCGAACAGGTCCCTGAACCAACCGGCAGCGTGA
- a CDS encoding SDR family NAD(P)-dependent oxidoreductase, translating into MYIVTGGTQGIGAATVEKLASLGHPVVFTGRDPSAGSQLAERLPDCTFVPGDVLNEDDCRHVVATALQLGDGKLAGLVNNAGMSGRKTFTDTTQQEWDLLFAVNTRSVFFYTKHALPGLIAGRGAVVNVSSIAGKTGEQGLATYCASKAALLGLTQALALEYGGQVRFNAVCPGQIATRMMDAIVNDEKRLAALTARIPEGRLASAAEVAQAICWLLSPESSYVNGTTLTVDGGETAGLLTPRS; encoded by the coding sequence ATGTATATCGTGACAGGCGGCACCCAGGGCATCGGCGCCGCAACCGTGGAAAAACTCGCCAGCCTCGGCCATCCGGTGGTGTTCACCGGGCGCGATCCATCTGCAGGTAGCCAATTGGCCGAGCGCTTGCCCGACTGCACCTTTGTGCCGGGCGACGTACTGAACGAAGACGATTGCCGTCACGTCGTGGCGACGGCGCTGCAATTGGGCGACGGCAAGCTGGCGGGCCTGGTGAACAATGCCGGCATGTCAGGACGCAAGACCTTTACCGACACCACGCAGCAGGAATGGGACCTGCTGTTCGCCGTCAATACTCGCTCGGTCTTCTTCTACACCAAGCACGCGCTGCCAGGCCTGATCGCAGGTCGCGGCGCCGTGGTGAACGTTTCGTCCATCGCGGGCAAGACCGGCGAGCAGGGGCTTGCCACCTACTGCGCCAGCAAGGCCGCCCTCCTCGGCCTGACCCAGGCCCTGGCGCTGGAATACGGCGGCCAGGTGCGCTTCAACGCCGTCTGCCCGGGGCAAATCGCCACGCGAATGATGGATGCCATCGTCAACGACGAAAAACGGCTCGCCGCGCTGACAGCCAGGATTCCCGAAGGCCGCCTGGCCAGCGCTGCAGAAGTTGCCCAGGCCATCTGCTGGTTGCTTTCGCCAGAATCCAGCTATGTGAACGGCACCACCCTGACAGTCGATGGCGGTGAAACCGCCGGCCTGCTCACGCCAAGGTCCTAG
- a CDS encoding LysR substrate-binding domain-containing protein: MDIEELQTFVEVADAAGVSAAAVRLGVSKSIVSRRLARLEAELGIQLLARTTRGAALTEAGATFRDYAARVCAEIEIAKETILPAGALRGRLRVAAPLSFGPTHFAPMLAELARRHPQLHIQTCYSDRFVDLIAEGFDCAIRVGYLPDSNLIARCIGPIYTKLVASPAYIQAHGAPESPDELIHHEALMQSTETWQFMDGDQIVTVRPHGRFKADNGTALVAAAVAGLGVAYLPDCLTHEDRVSGALVPIMTRYPPPTAGAYVVRPPGQHPARKIRILTELLIESFGQSPHFAGPARV; the protein is encoded by the coding sequence TTGGATATCGAAGAGCTGCAGACCTTCGTGGAAGTCGCCGATGCCGCAGGGGTGTCCGCTGCGGCGGTGCGGCTGGGGGTGTCCAAGTCGATCGTCAGCCGCAGGCTTGCCAGGCTTGAGGCGGAACTGGGTATCCAGTTGCTTGCGCGCACTACCCGCGGGGCAGCGCTGACGGAAGCCGGGGCGACATTCCGGGACTACGCCGCCAGGGTCTGCGCCGAAATAGAGATCGCCAAGGAAACCATCCTGCCCGCCGGCGCCCTGCGTGGCCGACTGCGGGTGGCCGCGCCGCTGTCCTTTGGCCCGACCCACTTTGCCCCGATGCTTGCTGAACTGGCGCGGCGTCATCCCCAGCTCCATATCCAGACCTGCTACAGCGACCGCTTCGTCGACCTCATTGCCGAGGGTTTCGATTGTGCGATTCGGGTTGGCTACCTTCCGGATTCGAACCTGATCGCAAGGTGCATCGGGCCGATCTACACGAAGCTGGTGGCCAGCCCGGCCTACATCCAGGCCCATGGCGCACCCGAGTCGCCGGACGAGCTCATCCACCATGAGGCCCTCATGCAAAGCACCGAGACCTGGCAATTCATGGATGGCGACCAGATCGTCACGGTGCGTCCCCACGGGCGCTTCAAGGCCGACAATGGCACCGCGCTGGTGGCGGCCGCCGTCGCAGGGCTCGGGGTTGCGTACCTGCCGGATTGCCTCACCCACGAAGACAGGGTTTCGGGGGCGCTGGTACCGATCATGACGCGGTATCCGCCGCCAACGGCGGGTGCCTATGTCGTGCGCCCGCCAGGCCAGCATCCCGCGCGCAAGATACGCATACTCACCGAGCTCTTGATCGAATCGTTCGGGCAGTCGCCGCACTTTGCCGGACCTGCCCGTGTCTGA
- a CDS encoding hydrolase: MTSEIIRNPHTDQLLSPENSMLIIIDYQPIQVSSIRSMPRDELVFNITSVAKAAVNYHLPIVHSTVNVATGRNKPPIQELQDVLGHLPTYDRTSINSWEDTEFKQAVKAMGRRKLIMTALWTEACLTFPVLDALQEGYEVYVPVDAVGGTSPAAHEAALRRIEQAGAKLISRVQMYCELQRDWARESTLPGFMGVFENADGFNAEKAR; encoded by the coding sequence ATGACAAGCGAGATTATCCGCAACCCCCATACCGACCAGCTCTTGTCGCCTGAAAACTCGATGTTGATCATCATCGACTACCAGCCGATCCAGGTGTCCTCGATCCGCTCGATGCCCCGTGACGAACTGGTCTTCAACATCACGAGCGTCGCCAAGGCGGCCGTCAACTACCACCTTCCCATCGTCCATTCGACCGTCAACGTCGCGACCGGCCGCAACAAGCCACCGATCCAGGAACTGCAGGACGTGCTTGGCCATTTGCCGACCTACGACCGCACCTCGATCAACAGCTGGGAAGACACCGAGTTCAAGCAGGCGGTCAAGGCGATGGGTCGGCGCAAGCTCATCATGACCGCGCTCTGGACCGAAGCCTGCCTCACGTTCCCGGTGCTGGACGCCCTCCAGGAGGGTTACGAGGTCTATGTACCGGTGGATGCGGTCGGCGGTACATCGCCCGCCGCCCATGAGGCGGCCCTGCGCCGCATCGAACAGGCAGGTGCGAAACTCATCAGCCGGGTGCAGATGTACTGCGAGCTCCAGCGCGACTGGGCACGTGAATCAACCCTACCGGGCTTCATGGGGGTATTCGAGAACGCGGATGGCTTCAACGCTGAAAAAGCGCGCTAG